The DNA sequence gaaaaaaaaaaaaaaaaaaaaaaaaaaaaaaaaatcggtccggtatgttccgttccgagccgcgctgcgccgtacaaaactggcgatagattttcgagttaaaggatagctaatgaccacaaaccgtggttagctgaatacgaacgagttgccagtaaagaagctaactagcttctggctagcttcttggaggattgcagatttgattgcagatttgaggtaaataatacgtatttatacatatcaattggtgaggcaggttgcaggagagtgtattgaagatgagttgatggaaaataaaaataaaatgtatgtgaaaaaaaagttgtaaatatatatatatacacgacacgacaagacgaggacaaaagacgtctgaactgctatgccatcttggaaataAGATAAGAAATCAACGAGATAAATAAGTAGATTGCTGAGTGAATTGAAGTCAATGGCAAAGCCTTTCTGCAAGAAGAATTTCTGTCTTGAAAACAGTATTGAACATCTTCAAGTTCCTCCATTTGTAGTAAAATATCAAAATGCTGAGATCATCCTGCTCCTGCTTGGTCCTGTCTGTGACCCTGTCAGGTCCGCCTTCTGACAAACTCTGAGCTCTGCCTCTCTATTTATccatgactgactgacagaccccccccacacacaggagcctctctgcacacacacaaacacacacaaatcatTTATGAAAACATGATGTATTGTATGACGTGATTGGATGTTGCTGTGCCCACCTAGCCTGTCCTTCAGTCTCACTGAGTGTTAGATATGAGTGTAAAGGTACATGTTCTGAAATACTGAGCATTATAATGGGGACGATTTTGTTCTCCTATTTCCACAATGTTTTATTAATAGCCAGGGATGTGAATTTAAAATGATGTAAATCAtgtttatttcatttataattggGCTGATtccaaaaaatacatttttaagtaGGTTAGAAGCAGGACAGTGAGACAGAGTCTGGGTcagacagtcaggcaggcaggccctACCTGGACCTTTGCCTCTTCTCAGTGGGAGGAGTCTGGAGTTTCATCTCTCTCCAGTCCCCAGAGGGAACCAAACTTACAGCCTGACCTGGTCAAGAGGgcagaggagggagtggaagtcATCCTAGATGACGCAGTGTGGAGGAAGACCTCAGCAATACTGCACAGAGTCAAACCGAGCAGGAGCACATACAGGATGTGAGCATAGACCCTGATCAGTTTTGACATTTTTTCTTTTGTTTCCCACACAATGAAGAAGGTTGAGATGGGATGCATTGACAGCAACTTATCCACATATTTCATGGTACGTTACTGAATAGAAAAAATAGCATATTGTCATGACTGtgctgatcaggtcaggttacaggagaccacaaccctacagattatctctcaacccccaacagaggaggagagatctaggggtctgaagacgTGGGGGGTTTTAAGACGCCTCACACGCATGTTAAATAttaggccacagacaaattcctttggtcctgttactatggagaaccagcctcagaaaattaaacatgaaataaagggactttggcaCAATGGcttccgtcagccacaatggtggtcatgacgatagagggaatatgaaaatgtatgtattttttattttttattgaaggttaatagatgacgttattacgaaaacattgtacgttgtatggaaaatgtccaattcaaagagaatgttttggtaaagatgaaatgtgaagttagttgtctaaaattggatttgagtctAATCTAGACCTTGCCcataacttggtacgcccagagaagtGCCCTAAAGGCAGTTCTACCCACTTCTGACccgagggtataaaacctgtgcgTGAAGAATTTACAGATAAGActacgtgacccaagctgcagccgaGGTCTAAAAAAGTCAACAAACCCAAAACGCaacacaagtttgaagacaaagaaatatttttctacccaagctacggatgagtagctgtatCTAAGCGGGTTAATTCAAGTCAAACCCCCtagcctccactccactcctcatCAATCGGGgtatctacactgtttcattccaacgctgtgagctctgagctacagagctgtctgtcctcagaagagcccttccagagcaagggcgagggaacagactcctaagccaaaaggacactgaccTCGTGAGGACAACCAACGAGTTGCACTGGGGAAGTGCGTCATTGAGCAGCCTGAACGGTCCACGCGGAGAACACACGGAGACCTTGCGTAATtgcatcattatattctgacccataagagcggcagtttgggtcaaggctagggttagaataagcatagctgacaaattcacccaaaggtatatttctctcgtgtactttctctctttttctctctcttttaaatccccattttgggtaacacgcgtcatagtgtgttggcccgttatactaagttctaatcaatagcctagaatgtggttttgtgtatgtatatattttatcatcattttagctttctaATAAAAAAtactcaactaagattggtgtggtacgaactcaattggtgagacccgggtccgaactcattggtgagacccgggtccgaactcattggtgagacccgggtccttgcagattcccggattatgcgacgttcagaacgagactgcagaggtaactggttaatgttgtaaaatcgatattctgatattctttgagttaatttgggaaataggaAATCAATAAAACTAATTAACCCATGGtaccccaggttaatgagttaataattgcttgattaaGTTAATCACACAATTAGAAACCTTGTTCGATGttcgatgagcaacagtcgtcacattaactaattCAACGTCACAACATATTGGCGCCCCCTGGTGAGGAATCTAAGATATGACTAGGCCGCACTGTTGGGTTAATTCCATACCAATTGTGTAGCAAGATACATATATGCCATTAATAGCTGTAGGCAGGACTAGTGCGGGAgagaagcgtgtgtgtgtgacgttcAATTTCACCCAGATACTGGTCAAGAGAGTACCACCCCTGTTGTATTTCTGATGAAAGCCAGTGGGTAAGGGGGGTCTACTGAATGCTACGAGCTAGGGCATAAGTACCAGCCGATGCAGGTAGTCGGGCCCAACTTAGTGTTATTTCTGTCGATCGCTTTCAGGGGCGACCTGACTCGGTCATAAGCAATTCCTAGAGCAGAGGACATATGAGCCAGCCATTATAAGGGTTGAACGTGAGACGTCACCTAGTGAACCCGTTCCCTTGTTGGAGGGAACTTCCCTTGTGCGGTGAGGTGGAAACCCAGCGCAAGAAAGCATTGCTCCAGATGCTAAGCTAACAAAGGGGAGCAGACATTTTTGTTTTCCCCTTTGTTCATAGTGAATTCCCAGGCGGGAATCCTGTGTGATCTCAGCTGGTGCTATCAGTAACCTCTGGCGACGAATCGCCAGGCATTTTTCGTGAAATAATTCAGGTAACGCTGTAGGATATCAAACAAGTCTCAACTGATTAGATAATATTGTCTTTCAATTTTATACATACATTAAATTGATACACTACCTTTCCAGGTTGGTTATTGGAATAATACACAAACTAATGTGTTCTAACCAATGAGACATCATTAAACTGTTCCCCATTAACTTAGATATAGCAACTATTTCAAGTTAATTGAAGCTAATTCCTGTAGCCTATACGGGGTTGACTAATCATTCAAATTGATTAATACATTTAATCTGTTTTACCAGCTTAATGACCTTTTTACAGTATTGTGAAATTCTACCTTCACTGGTACCTGGTCGATTTTAGCTTGTGTTAACAGTAACCTCTGGTGGTGAAGAATCACCAGTAATTATTTTTAAATAATCTTACCAGTCTCAACTGATTGGATATCATTGGCTCATTCAATGTAATAAATACATTCAATTGCTACATTACCTTTCCAGGTTGATTATTGGAATAATACGCAAATGAATGTCTTCTAACCAATGAGACATAGTTCAACTTTTCAATGTTAACTTAGAGATAGCAACTCTTTCAGGTGAATTAAAGTCACAATTCCCAAATAGCCTATACAGGTTAGATTTATCATTAAAATTAATTTAATCAATTAAATCGGTTTTGGCAAGTTCAGTAATAACCAACTCACATTACTGACCCAGTCTTGATGATTCATTGACATTTACAAACTGAGTTAAAGCGTGTTTGCAGCCTCCAACTCAAAAACCCAAACATGACATAAATTGAAATAACTGATAATCATAACAATGAGCAATCCATCAAATGGGTTTCCACCCATTTCCCCTCTAATCAGTGGATCTTCACTCACGGAAAGATTGATCGCTGACCTCAGCAACAATGCAAATCCTAACTATGCCGAGGGGCTGGAAATGTTCGAATTCGATGCCATAAACAAGAAAAATGCAGACATTGCGACAGATGCTCTTCAAAATAGACTATCAGGCCtggtaaaggttctctccagtttaGCCCTCAACTATGCCCACCAGCAGAGATGGACAGTGCACCAGTACCTCAGGGCCCAGCAGAGGCACGAGCAGGAAGCTGGGGAGTTCAAGGCACAGGTGGAGAGAACCAGGGAGCTGGCATCAAAAGCCGGAAAGGTTAAGCTACTGCTAGACGAGGAACTGTGTGAGAGGACAGATAAATTGGAAGATCTGTCTAACACTTATAACAAAGAACGCAAACAAACTCTTGACCAAGTCCGTATTCTAAAGGAACAACTTATTTTAGCCAAAATTAAATACGATGAAGTCCACGCAAAACTAGATGAATCTAACGAGCTAGCTAAAAACCAGGGTGAGCAACTTAATGCCCTGCAAACGGTTGTGAATGAAACCACTCAAAGCAATAATGCTCTATTCCAAAAGCTGCAAACCAAAGATGATCAGTTAATGAACACAATGACCAAGTTGGAGGACAAAACAGCAGAACTCATTGAAGTCGCTGATTTAATGAAGGATGAGAAAGACCAGGTGAGAAAGTTGGAAAATGTGACCTCTAAATAAAGGAGGACATCGCATCACTGGATCTCTCACTCCACACTCGAGACCTCTCCCTGCAAACCATGACAGATAGGTATGAGGCCGAGCGGAGCAAGGGCGACACCTACGTGTCTAAAATAAACACCCTCAACTCCCAGGTGGACTCTGCGATGCAGCAGAACATCACCCTTAGGTATCATCTGGAGGAACTCCAGAACAGTCACACGCTATCACGGGACAACCAAACCAAGCAGCCTAGCTCACATCCGGAGCTCAGAGTCCGAGGGAATGTAAATGACAGGAGATTTCAGCCTCTTTCTCTTGGCCATTCATCCCACAGTGAATTGGGGCCAAATTATCCCTTCAACAAATGTTTCATTTCAACTTTATAATAAGGTTGGTAGCAACATAAAAAATTGTTATGGACATTTGTTGCAGGTCAAGCCGACTACAAAATCCACAATGCAATGTTCTCTGTAGGTAGCTTGCTAGCAGACGgagctacacacaataataccgcAATAATAAGTCAATATAAACATGTAAAGTAGCtagtttgtcacaccctgatctgtttcacctctcTTTGTGAtcatctccacccccctccaagtgtcgcccatcttccccattatcccctgggtgtttatacctgtgttctatgtttgtctgttgccagttcgatTTGTTTCGTCAAGGCTACCAGCGTTTTcgcctctgttcctgtctctcggTTGATCCTGTTTTCTAGTTCTCCCGTtgttgaccattctgtctgccctgacactgagccctgcctgccatcctgtaccttcaccccacctatctggattgctgacctctgcctaccctgaccatgggcctgcctgccatcctgcatGCCCCACCTATCAAATCTCCACTTTAATCATTAAAAAtggtttatataccctacattactcaactCATTCGTATATAccgtactctataccatctacatcatcttgcctatgccgcacagccatcactcatccatatatttatatgtacatattcttattcattcctttacacttgtgtgtataaggtagttgttgtgaaattgttagattacttgttaaatattactgcacggtcagaactagaagcacaagcatttcacttcaCTCGCATCAatttctgctaaccatgtgtatgtgacatataacatttgatttgatctggattactgacccctgcctgcccttgacctgtcttttgcctgcccctgttggattaatAAACTGTTGTTACTTCAACATTGTCgtcatctgggtcttacctgaaaggtgataaatcaattgtgttgtgacaaggtaggggtggtttaCAGAAGATGGCACCAGTTGTtattaaaagaccaagtccacattatggcaagaacagctcaaattatTAAAGAGACACGGAGACAGTCCATGATTACGTCCAGTCTTAAGGTTGCCTATAAAATAACACCTATAATAGTAATAAAAAATGCACTTCGTCATATATTATGTCAAAAGTTTTCTGAAAATGGGGGAAACATGGTCGAAGGACCTGGATAAATTGTAATGTAAGAAAACCAACATCACCTGAAAATGCATACATATAATACATATGCAATTGACATCATTTATTAAAATGTGTAATTTGTCCTCATTTAGTAATGCTTACCTACCTACAGTATCAAAGCCATTGAAGCAGACCTAAAGTATTTTTTTATATTGTTGAGATGAGTAAAAATGTTATGCAAATTGCCATTCTAATATGGCATTGCTGGTATGACCCTCATGACTTCTCAACTGCCTGGTAGAGTTTGGATATTTCCAAAACAAACAttgagtaaaaaatatatatatatatattggataTTCCTATTTGAGGTATTAGTAACAGGAATTGAAGATGAAATAAAGAATTTCAACATGTTTTTCAAGAAGAGACAGTTGAAGGTATAAAGAACCATGATTGAAAGGTTCTAATTGAAATTTGAAGAAGTGATAAGTATTTGGACAACTTGACTTGTAGTGTAGGTAGTAACCCTTTTACATGTAATGTTCAGTGAAATTACGTATTTAAATTTAGGTTtcccttaccctgtaagcagtctatgaacTGCTCTAGTAACTGCAATCCACACTTTGGTTTTGTAGACAAGTCACTGCCAACAAAAGCAAATGTTAGCATTTTCAGAAGAAAAAGAAACATGATTTCCTTCAACATTACTACAACAGTGTTGTTTTGGAGTAAAAAGATCAATTTGTTTATTTTAATAACATCCTTCGTGTTGTGTGCTTATTGTTTAACCATTGATATGTTCTAGGTCATTTTAATACCATAAGGAACATCAGGTACTGCTGCAATGTCTACCAATGGCATGTCCATCTTTTTGTAAGAAATTACACTGCTTACTCAAAACATGTATAAAGTATAAAGGACATATGAATAGTCCTCACTTCAGATTAGGAACTGCAAAATTACTTTActaatgattagtaaatggtttataaggacATGTATTAAACATCTGATGAATGATCTTATGAATCACTATTAAATACTATAGAAGTTGTTTATTAATGTGTGAATAACTAGCTTACCAAAACAAGTATGGGAGTAATGATAAATGAATGAGTAAACTATTTTACTAATCCATTATAAATTCTTTAGTATGATACCCAAGCATCTGAGAGAGCTGTTCTGCCTCGGTAGTGAGAGTAGGGGTAGTGAGAGCAGTGACAGTAGTGAACCTACCCAGTAGGTgatgtagtgagagtagtggtagagtTCATACCCAGTATGTTGAGGTTGAAGTGTCTGCTACAGTCTCCTGGGCTGTTGTGTTTAATAATTATTGCATATAGTAGTTATTTATACATGTTAGAATACCTAGCTGACTAACATTTAACAAATGCTAATAATAGATGGTGAAGAAACCCTAAATAGCTTACAAATGTTTtattacaaaacattatgaagtGGTACACATAAATGCATATTGTTACATTTTACTGTTAACTACTTACACAATACACAATTTAGATAGACCTGGACATTTTCTGATAACATGCAGTATTGTACATATCAACTTTACTGGACCTGTTGAAGGTGGTGTGTCCCAATTGCGCCACTAGAGGGTAATGCTagacaatatacagtatgtatgacatCCTCAAAATGTACTGTTGGTATTTAATAGGATCCCCATTATCTAATGCAAATGCTCAGCTAATCTTGCTGGGGTCCACATTAAATAACATTGAACAACAGACTATTTGGACTATACAACCGAAAAATGACTACAATGTCATTTATTAAACAATTGTATGCCTTTTTTATGCTTTCTCTAAGTCATTCCAATCCAATCCAATCCAGCCAAATAATTCTGTATCAATGCATGTATCTATGATGACAACACTGAACTATGAAAATCTTAACTTCAGAGTTAAAATGTTAAAATGTTTAAATGTAATTTTGAACCATGGATAAAATAAGGCATAAATGATTGGATTAATTAAGGAGTTAACAAGTGGCAAAAAGCTGatgataaacaataaaaaatcttcaattaaaaaagaaagaaagaaaacaaaaagaaatggaatcCAACAAATGAAATAGTTGAAAACAACAATAGACAGAGTCTTTGTTGCTTTTCTCTCAGACTTATTTGCCTGTACAGTTTTAACACCAGACACACTAGCAGCCTCTTTTGAAAATACCTTTCTGGCCTGTGATCTGGCCACCACAAAGATTTTCATATAAAGTGTTATAATAATAGAGCACGGGACAACCATTGTAATTGCAATGTCAATTAACGTAACCCAATTTAAACGTTCTAAAATAACACATTCTGTTAAACACCTACTGGGTACCTGTACATTTACAAAGTTTTTTATAATAGCAGCACGGTATATGATACAACAACACCAGGTAATGGATATACAACACGTCAttcttgttgttgttattttagaGTGGTACAGTAAGGGATCACACACAGCAACATAGCGGTCAATAGATATCAAGACCAAATTGCCCAGAGATAAAAAAGTACATAAATAAGTAATGTAGAAttgaaacacacagaaatattccCCAAATCCCCAGCATGGTTCCATTATTGCTACAGTCGTTACTGGTATCACAATCAGTCCCACCAGGAGAtctgacacagccagagagaggatgagcaggtTGGTTGGAGTGTGGAGCTGTTtgaagtgagagatggagatgatCACCAGTAGGTTCAAAAATACTGTAACTGCTGAAATCAACGAGAAGAAGATGTACAGTGTTATGTAGATAGATGTCGATAGCAAAGCCTTTCTGCAAGAAGAGTTTCTGTCTTGAAAACAGTATTGAACATCTTCATGTTCCTCCATTTGTAATAAAGGGTAGAAATGCCGAGCTCCTGCTCCTTCTTGGTCCTGTGTGTGACCAAACTCTGAGCTCTGCCTCTCTATTTATCCCTGAATAGCTGACAACCACTCCCCTCCACGGAGTCTCTCTGCACACACAATAGAGcacagaaataaataaaaaactgttgGATGAACAAATCAGTTGTGAAAGCATGACGTAATGTTTGACAGTATTGGATGTTGCTGTGCCCACCTAGCCTGTCCTTCAACCTTACTGATAGTTAGAGATGAGAGAAAAGGTACattttcattcaaatcaaataaaaaaatagtttGTCCCATGCGCCAAACAGGTGTGgagcttacagtgaaatggtcacttttgtttatatgtttattattttacaataaaaaataaaaaataaaataaaaaagacagcaaaactaacaatgacattcattgtactgttgaatgggatggccaatttagaggacaaaacaaaacttaactcacacatacacaaaataaaacaaaatcctaTTAGGTGATGCATATATAAGAAGACAGCATATAGTCATTACAAGCAGTGTAGTTAAGCCCAACAATAAATATTGAGTGGAGTAcagcacagagtagcagcagatcgTCAACCCAGTTATGAAGCGGGTCTAGACCATTTATCCAGTATCGGCTAACATATTTTGTAAAACATTGGACTTCTATTGAAGGTATTGTATCGAATCTTTTCCATATGTATTACATTCCCTAAATCCCGTAACCACATTTCAAAGGTAAGTACAGTCTCCAGTTTCCAAAATTGCAATATGAGCCTTTTGGCTAATAGAGTACAAAGAGAGACAGCTTTCCCTTCGTGGTTATTCCCATCAACTGTACCAAACAGAGCGACCAATGGGTCTGGGGCTAGAACTCTATCAAAGGCTCTAGATAAGTAATCAAAAATGAGAGCCCAGTAAACATGTAACTTGAGACATGTCCAGAATAAGTGGGTCAACGTCCCCTCATCCTGCTTGCACCTCTCACACAGTGGTGAGGTGTCTGGGAATATTTTATGCAGTTTGACTTTTGAGTAATGTAACCTGTGTATCACCTTAAACT is a window from the Oncorhynchus nerka isolate Pitt River unplaced genomic scaffold, Oner_Uvic_2.0 unplaced_scaffold_1629, whole genome shotgun sequence genome containing:
- the LOC135568303 gene encoding trace amine-associated receptor 6-like gives rise to the protein MEEHEDVQYCFQDRNSSCRKALLSTSIYITLYIFFSLISAVTVFLNLLVIISISHFKQLHTPTNLLILSLAVSDLLVGLIVIPVTTVAIMEPCWGFGEYFCVFQFYITYLCTFLSLGNLVLISIDRYVAVCDPLLYHSKITTTRMTCCISITWCCCIIYRAAIIKNFVNVQVPSRCLTECVILERLNWVTLIDIAITMVVPCSIIITLYMKIFVVARSQARKVFSKEAASVSGVKTVQANKSERKATKTLSIVVFNYFICWIPFLFVFFLSFLIEDFLLFIISFLPLVNSLINPIIYALFYPWFKITFKHFNILTLKLRFS